A genomic window from Thioalkalivibrio sp. ALJ12 includes:
- a CDS encoding ATP-binding cassette domain-containing protein yields the protein MIRLSDIELRRGRQVLLQHSDLTVHAGWRVGLTGANGCGKSSLLAALQGELSVDAGHVDVPAEWVVAHLPQEVPGSPRRAVDYVLDGDAELRELERQLESVEDGAEHAQLYAAIDAVDGWSAEARARRLLAGLGFAPEDADRPMSDFSGGWRMRLGLGRTLMTRSDLLLLDEPTNHLDMEAIVWLEGWLARYPGTVIVIAHDRRFLDAVVTHIAHIERGRIELYSGGYTQAEKRRAEVAAQSEAAAAKVAAERAHLEDFVRRFRAKASKARQAQSRLKRLERLDEVAVIRAARPIHLEIPTPGRLPDPLLALEAAAVCDGETCRLRATDLRLRPEDRIGVLGPNGAGKSTLLSLLAGALAPTAGERRVDPSLRVGYFAQHQREQLDLAASPLTHMTRLDAAAPEQRLRDFLGGMGFPGERADDPVGQCSGGERVRLVLAMLIWQAPALLLLDEPTNHLDLDMREALAEALENYAGGLVVVAHDRELLARVCDRFWRVEEGCLTEFDGDLDDYARELQRERETPDASAPSASRAPEAPRSQKERRQQAAQARAALRPLQKRADTAEQACGELQQRLEAIEGELADPALYTGDATGRLAELTREQGELRARLENAEAEWMEALEALESARGDSVGQV from the coding sequence ATGATCCGACTCTCCGATATCGAGCTGCGGCGTGGCCGGCAGGTGCTGCTGCAGCACAGCGACCTGACTGTTCACGCCGGCTGGCGCGTAGGGCTTACCGGGGCGAATGGCTGCGGCAAGTCCTCGTTGCTGGCCGCGTTGCAGGGCGAGCTCTCCGTGGATGCCGGCCATGTCGATGTGCCGGCGGAGTGGGTGGTCGCCCACCTCCCGCAGGAGGTCCCGGGCAGCCCCCGTCGAGCGGTCGACTACGTACTCGATGGCGATGCCGAGCTGCGCGAGCTGGAGCGCCAGCTGGAGTCGGTCGAGGACGGCGCGGAACACGCGCAGCTGTATGCGGCCATCGATGCGGTCGATGGCTGGTCCGCCGAGGCCCGCGCGCGCCGCCTGCTGGCCGGTCTCGGGTTTGCGCCGGAGGATGCCGATCGTCCGATGAGCGACTTTTCCGGTGGCTGGCGGATGCGGCTCGGCCTGGGGCGAACCCTGATGACCCGGTCGGACCTCCTGCTGCTGGACGAGCCGACCAACCACCTCGACATGGAGGCCATCGTCTGGCTGGAGGGCTGGCTGGCGCGCTATCCGGGCACCGTAATCGTGATCGCCCACGACCGGCGTTTCCTTGATGCGGTAGTCACACACATCGCGCATATCGAGCGCGGACGGATCGAGCTTTACAGCGGGGGTTACACCCAGGCCGAGAAACGACGCGCGGAGGTCGCGGCACAAAGCGAGGCGGCGGCCGCGAAGGTCGCCGCCGAGCGCGCGCACCTGGAGGACTTCGTGCGCCGTTTCCGCGCCAAGGCGAGCAAGGCGCGCCAGGCCCAGAGCCGGCTGAAGCGCCTCGAGCGGCTGGATGAGGTCGCGGTGATTCGCGCCGCGCGCCCGATCCACCTGGAGATCCCGACCCCGGGGCGTCTGCCCGATCCTCTGCTGGCGCTGGAGGCGGCGGCGGTCTGCGACGGCGAGACCTGCCGCCTGCGGGCGACCGACCTGCGGCTGCGCCCGGAGGATCGTATCGGCGTGCTGGGACCCAACGGCGCCGGGAAATCGACACTGCTGTCCCTGCTCGCAGGCGCGCTTGCCCCGACGGCGGGTGAGCGGCGCGTCGACCCCAGCCTGCGGGTGGGCTACTTCGCCCAGCATCAGCGCGAGCAGCTGGATCTTGCGGCCTCGCCCCTGACCCATATGACGCGGCTGGATGCCGCCGCACCGGAACAGCGCCTGCGTGATTTCCTGGGCGGCATGGGGTTTCCCGGCGAGCGTGCGGACGACCCCGTCGGGCAGTGCTCCGGCGGCGAGCGGGTGCGTCTGGTGCTGGCGATGCTCATCTGGCAGGCGCCCGCGCTGTTGCTGCTCGACGAGCCGACCAACCACCTGGACCTCGACATGCGCGAGGCCCTGGCGGAGGCGTTGGAGAACTATGCCGGCGGGCTGGTCGTGGTGGCACACGATCGCGAACTGCTGGCGCGTGTCTGCGACCGTTTCTGGCGGGTCGAGGAGGGCTGTCTGACCGAGTTTGACGGCGATCTGGATGACTACGCGCGCGAGCTGCAGCGCGAACGGGAGACGCCGGACGCCTCCGCGCCATCGGCGTCGCGCGCGCCGGAAGCGCCGCGTTCGCAGAAGGAGCGCCGCCAGCAGGCCGCTCAGGCACGCGCGGCGCTGCGTCCACTGCAAAAGCGGGCCGATACGGCGGAGCAGGCCTGTGGCGAGTTGCAGCAGCGGCTGGAGGCGATCGAAGGCGAGCTGGCCGATCCCGCGCTGTACACCGGAGATGCCACGGGCCGGCTGGCCGAGCTGACCCGTGAGCAGGGCGAGTTGCGTGCGCGCCTGGAGAACGCCGAGGCCGAATGGATGGAGGCGCTGGAGGCACTTGAGTCAGCGCGCGGGGATTCTGTGGGCCAGGTCTAA
- a CDS encoding inositol monophosphatase family protein, protein MSISTNAFNQLAGELRSVGQSELLPRFEAGIAVDYKADGSVITQADHAVDARLRDLLGTAIAGEPVLSEEQSRQEQARVLDEAPAFWLVDPLDGTSNFAGGMPFFAISIARIEDDRVTHGATYDPVRDELFTAREDGPLLLNDAPPPAAARAPASRLDKAIALVDYKRLAPDLAAAMATNAPYRSQRNLGACALEWAWLAAGRADLYLHGGQALWDSAAGTLMLARAGGTMSNLEGEAAFGRSLNKRSAIAARSAALFDQWRAWTSPHRMPSMASQS, encoded by the coding sequence ATGTCCATCAGCACAAACGCATTCAATCAACTCGCCGGAGAGCTCCGTTCTGTTGGCCAGAGCGAGCTGCTACCTCGCTTCGAGGCCGGGATCGCGGTGGACTACAAGGCCGATGGCTCGGTGATCACCCAGGCCGACCATGCCGTCGATGCACGACTTCGCGACCTGCTGGGGACCGCGATCGCAGGCGAACCCGTATTGAGCGAGGAGCAATCGCGGCAGGAGCAGGCCCGCGTACTCGACGAGGCACCCGCCTTCTGGCTGGTCGACCCGCTGGACGGCACCAGTAACTTCGCCGGCGGCATGCCCTTTTTCGCGATCTCCATTGCGCGCATCGAAGACGACCGCGTCACCCATGGCGCGACCTACGACCCGGTACGGGACGAACTCTTTACCGCACGCGAAGACGGACCCCTGCTGCTAAACGATGCGCCCCCCCCGGCAGCCGCCCGCGCCCCGGCCAGCCGCCTGGACAAGGCCATCGCCCTGGTCGACTACAAGCGCCTGGCCCCCGACTTGGCGGCGGCCATGGCCACTAACGCCCCGTACCGCTCGCAGCGCAACCTGGGGGCCTGCGCCCTGGAATGGGCCTGGCTGGCGGCCGGGCGCGCCGATCTGTATCTGCACGGCGGGCAGGCCCTGTGGGACAGCGCCGCCGGAACGCTGATGCTGGCCCGCGCCGGCGGCACAATGAGCAACCTCGAGGGCGAGGCGGCGTTTGGCCGCTCCCTGAACAAGCGCTCGGCCATCGCGGCCCGTTCGGCCGCGTTGTTCGATCAATGGCGGGCATGGACCTCCCCACACCGAATGCCCTCCATGGCCTCTCAATCGTGA
- a CDS encoding alpha/beta-hydrolase family protein, producing MSVVARLQTRLRRFIWPGWATRVLGSLSIPGLILATLFFAASLTPSLIPRTDDVQGVLSGLSLAAGYGLGVFFHWLWSYLELPEPSERVHNTLVLIAGGGAALIVLMFLWQATEWQNTIRELMDQEPVDGGFPVRLGLIAAAVFAATLAVGRLFQLLVRFLAQHLRRFIPRRLSNVIGVVAAAAVFWAVIDGVVLEYGLRTADRSFQQFDVREYPGAEQPTNPSRTGSTESLISWEEGLGRQGQRFIGDAPVAADIADFTGEEAFDPIRVYVGLNAAEEIEERARLALQELLRVDAFDRSVLILATPTGRGWVDNRAIAPVEYLHNGDIATVAVQYSYLPSWLSLMSESQYGHETAQAVFAEIYSYWKQLPEDSRPELYLYGLSLGALNSERAADLYDVIGDPFNGALWAGPPFRSETWRDITRQRQPDSPAWLPRFRDSSVVRFTNQENHLDIPGASWGPMRIVYLQYASDPITFFEPQALYRKPEWMQSPRGPDVSPDLTWYPVVTMLQLAVDVAIGDAAPRGYGHVYATEHYIDSWQAVTATEWSEDELQWLKRHLAD from the coding sequence ATGTCGGTCGTCGCCCGTCTGCAAACCCGCCTGCGGCGCTTCATCTGGCCCGGCTGGGCCACACGTGTCCTGGGGTCGCTGTCGATCCCGGGGCTGATCCTGGCCACGCTGTTTTTCGCCGCCTCGCTGACCCCGAGTCTGATCCCGCGTACCGACGACGTGCAGGGCGTCCTGTCCGGGCTGTCGCTGGCCGCGGGCTACGGGCTGGGCGTGTTTTTCCACTGGCTGTGGTCCTACCTGGAGCTGCCCGAGCCCAGCGAGCGCGTGCACAACACACTGGTGCTGATCGCCGGAGGCGGGGCCGCACTGATCGTGCTGATGTTTCTGTGGCAGGCCACCGAGTGGCAGAACACCATCCGCGAGTTGATGGATCAGGAGCCGGTGGACGGAGGCTTCCCGGTCCGCCTGGGGCTGATCGCCGCGGCCGTGTTCGCCGCGACCCTAGCTGTCGGGCGACTGTTCCAGTTGCTGGTGCGGTTTCTCGCGCAGCACCTGCGGCGCTTCATCCCGCGCCGGCTGTCGAACGTGATCGGCGTGGTGGCGGCCGCGGCAGTATTCTGGGCCGTAATCGACGGCGTCGTCCTGGAATACGGCCTGCGCACCGCCGATCGCAGCTTCCAGCAGTTCGACGTACGCGAGTACCCCGGGGCCGAGCAGCCAACCAACCCCTCCCGAACGGGCAGTACCGAGTCGCTGATCTCCTGGGAAGAGGGCCTGGGTCGCCAGGGCCAGCGCTTCATCGGTGACGCCCCGGTCGCGGCCGACATCGCGGACTTCACCGGTGAAGAGGCCTTTGACCCGATTCGGGTATACGTCGGACTGAATGCGGCCGAGGAAATCGAGGAACGGGCCCGCCTGGCCCTGCAGGAGCTATTGCGGGTGGACGCTTTCGACCGTTCGGTCCTGATCCTGGCCACTCCCACCGGGCGCGGCTGGGTGGACAACCGCGCGATCGCGCCGGTGGAATACCTGCATAACGGCGACATCGCAACCGTCGCCGTGCAGTACTCCTACCTGCCGAGCTGGCTGTCGCTGATGTCGGAGTCCCAGTACGGTCACGAGACGGCCCAGGCCGTATTCGCGGAGATCTACAGCTACTGGAAACAGCTCCCAGAGGACTCGCGTCCGGAGCTGTACCTCTATGGCCTGAGCCTGGGCGCACTGAACTCCGAGCGCGCGGCGGACCTCTACGACGTGATCGGCGACCCGTTCAACGGTGCCCTGTGGGCGGGGCCGCCCTTCCGCAGCGAGACCTGGCGCGACATCACGCGCCAGCGCCAGCCGGATTCCCCGGCCTGGCTACCGCGTTTTCGCGACAGCTCGGTGGTGCGCTTCACCAATCAGGAGAATCATCTGGACATCCCCGGCGCCTCCTGGGGCCCGATGCGCATCGTCTACCTGCAGTACGCAAGCGACCCGATCACCTTCTTCGAGCCACAGGCGCTGTACCGCAAACCCGAATGGATGCAGTCGCCACGTGGCCCGGATGTCTCGCCGGACCTGACCTGGTACCCGGTGGTCACCATGCTGCAGCTGGCCGTGGACGTGGCCATCGGCGATGCCGCACCGCGCGGCTACGGACATGTCTATGCCACCGAGCACTACATCGACAGCTGGCAGGCGGTGACAGCCACGGAGTGGTCGGAAGACGAGCTCCAGTGGCTGAAGCGCCACCTGGCCGACTAG
- a CDS encoding adenylate/guanylate cyclase domain-containing protein: MSAGDFTPRYLPIAWKIVAVVAILTLLGIGTLSVVVLNQVTNVLNNQIQAQAELTLAPVARTSAELMLAEDYLTLETLLNSLVEDGRVESVTAYAIDRGVIASAGTPPSPGGGISEGVWPLAVPVEPYQREVYFQDVQVGYIEAHIDTTPMQELIRNTINAGIATAIGVFLLSLILAIDISKRLVRPLERLAHAMRERIRHPVDEHGRPVPMVHEDEIAQLTDAFNNMAQDLLRKDQVESALRRYVSDAIAQDILENLDRIELGGRAVEGSVLFADIKGYTALSERCTPEELGRMLNEFFGPMAECIARHGGTVDKYMGDCTMAVFGLGGDENHRQTAARTGLALLETVAAINAEREARGEERVEFRIGLNAGEMLAGNMGAQDRMQFTVVGDTVNVAARLVTVAPSAGMVTTQCFMEHEQVKGQFETEHWGTHELHGVSEPAEVIRILAVADTH, encoded by the coding sequence TTGTCGGCGGGGGATTTCACTCCACGCTATCTCCCCATCGCCTGGAAGATCGTCGCGGTCGTCGCCATCCTCACCCTGCTGGGCATCGGCACCCTTTCGGTGGTGGTGCTGAACCAGGTCACCAATGTCCTCAACAACCAGATCCAGGCCCAGGCCGAGCTGACCCTGGCACCCGTCGCCCGCACCTCGGCCGAGCTGATGCTGGCCGAGGACTATCTGACCCTGGAGACCCTGCTGAACTCGCTGGTCGAGGACGGTCGCGTCGAATCGGTCACCGCCTACGCCATCGACCGCGGCGTGATCGCCTCGGCCGGCACCCCACCCTCCCCCGGGGGAGGCATCAGCGAAGGCGTGTGGCCACTCGCCGTTCCGGTAGAGCCCTACCAGCGCGAGGTGTACTTCCAGGATGTACAGGTCGGGTACATCGAGGCGCACATCGACACGACCCCCATGCAGGAACTGATCCGCAACACCATCAATGCGGGGATTGCGACAGCGATCGGGGTCTTTCTGCTCAGCCTGATCCTGGCAATCGACATCAGCAAGCGCCTGGTGCGCCCGCTGGAGCGCCTGGCACATGCCATGCGCGAGCGCATACGTCATCCCGTCGACGAACATGGGCGACCCGTGCCGATGGTGCACGAGGACGAGATCGCCCAGCTGACCGACGCCTTCAACAACATGGCCCAGGACCTGCTGCGCAAGGACCAGGTCGAATCGGCCCTGCGCCGTTATGTCTCCGACGCGATCGCGCAGGACATCCTGGAGAATCTCGACCGGATCGAGCTCGGAGGACGGGCGGTCGAGGGCTCGGTGCTGTTCGCCGACATCAAGGGCTATACCGCGCTGTCGGAGCGCTGCACCCCGGAAGAACTCGGCCGCATGCTGAATGAATTCTTCGGTCCGATGGCGGAATGTATTGCCCGTCACGGTGGGACGGTAGACAAGTACATGGGCGACTGTACCATGGCGGTGTTTGGCCTCGGCGGTGACGAGAACCATCGCCAGACGGCCGCACGAACCGGGCTCGCGTTGCTGGAAACGGTCGCCGCGATCAACGCTGAACGCGAGGCCCGGGGCGAGGAACGCGTCGAATTCCGCATTGGCTTGAACGCGGGCGAGATGCTGGCCGGCAACATGGGCGCGCAGGACCGCATGCAATTCACCGTGGTCGGCGACACCGTCAACGTGGCGGCCCGCCTGGTCACGGTCGCGCCATCCGCCGGCATGGTAACCACGCAGTGCTTCATGGAGCATGAGCAGGTGAAAGGGCAGTTTGAAACCGAACACTGGGGGACGCACGAGTTACACGGCGTCAGCGAACCCGCCGAGGTCATTCGTATCCTCGCGGTGGCGGACACCCATTGA
- a CDS encoding ABZJ_00895 family protein has product MSIKNLLTRFVLLYFSLSIAAMVVIAYFELEELGTPLGIAILMLAVMWPCEAFGRRNGRYLSRSEKWRVIAVMVAVLLGTQLPVAFLLVWAEGNALDPVFLGILGVVALLYAGCVAGAVSITGRNLRKRGLIPQGASD; this is encoded by the coding sequence ATGTCCATCAAGAATCTGCTGACGCGGTTTGTACTGCTTTATTTCTCGCTGTCGATTGCGGCAATGGTGGTGATTGCGTATTTCGAGCTGGAGGAGCTCGGTACGCCACTTGGCATTGCGATACTCATGCTGGCGGTCATGTGGCCGTGCGAGGCCTTCGGGCGCAGGAACGGGCGCTATCTGTCGCGCTCCGAGAAGTGGCGGGTGATTGCGGTGATGGTGGCCGTGCTCTTGGGTACGCAACTTCCCGTTGCATTTCTGCTGGTATGGGCCGAAGGCAACGCACTGGACCCCGTGTTCCTCGGAATTTTGGGTGTTGTTGCGCTGTTGTACGCGGGATGCGTGGCGGGCGCGGTCAGCATCACCGGCCGCAATCTCCGCAAGCGCGGCCTGATTCCACAGGGGGCTTCCGACTAG
- a CDS encoding hydrogen peroxide-inducible genes activator: MTLSELRYVVAVADQRHFGRAAEACHVSQPSLSVAIRKLEDELGVTLFERGRGEVSVTPAGEQVVTQARRVLTEVEHLRAVAVQSQDQLAGPLRLGAIYTIGPYLLPELIPVLRERAPRMPLVIEENYTDRLRERLKHGELDAIIISLPFEEPGVVTLPLYDEPFVAVLPGGHPLQDKKTLTLEDMADATLLMLGAGHCFRDQVLERCPACQRTVTADGSTPRNMEGSSLETIRHMVASGMGVTILPCTAVGADRYAQRLLAVRRFEDPAPSRRVALAWRTSFPRPEAIEALRQAILATALTCVDFIQPGANP; this comes from the coding sequence ATGACGCTGAGCGAGTTGCGCTATGTCGTTGCGGTGGCCGACCAGCGTCATTTTGGTCGGGCGGCCGAGGCTTGTCATGTCAGTCAGCCGTCTTTGTCCGTCGCCATTCGCAAACTTGAAGATGAACTGGGGGTTACCCTGTTCGAGCGCGGCCGTGGCGAGGTCAGCGTGACCCCGGCCGGCGAGCAAGTCGTGACCCAGGCCCGCCGGGTGCTGACCGAGGTGGAGCATCTGCGTGCGGTGGCGGTGCAGAGTCAGGACCAGCTGGCGGGGCCTTTGCGGCTCGGGGCCATCTACACCATTGGTCCGTACCTGCTGCCCGAGCTGATCCCGGTGCTGCGCGAGCGCGCGCCCAGAATGCCGCTGGTGATCGAGGAGAACTACACCGACCGATTGCGCGAGCGGCTGAAGCACGGCGAACTGGACGCGATCATCATTTCGTTGCCGTTCGAAGAGCCGGGGGTGGTCACGCTGCCGCTGTACGACGAGCCCTTCGTCGCGGTGCTGCCGGGCGGCCACCCCCTGCAGGACAAGAAGACGCTGACCCTCGAGGACATGGCGGATGCGACCTTGCTGATGCTCGGTGCCGGGCACTGCTTCCGTGATCAGGTGCTGGAACGCTGCCCCGCCTGCCAGAGGACGGTTACGGCCGATGGCAGTACGCCGCGCAATATGGAGGGGTCCTCACTGGAGACCATTCGCCATATGGTGGCCTCGGGTATGGGCGTGACCATTCTGCCGTGTACTGCGGTGGGGGCCGATCGCTACGCCCAGCGCCTGCTGGCCGTGCGTCGATTCGAGGACCCGGCCCCCAGCCGCCGGGTGGCGCTGGCCTGGCGTACCAGTTTTCCGCGGCCGGAGGCGATCGAGGCCCTGCGCCAGGCCATCCTGGCCACGGCGCTTACCTGTGTGGATTTTATTCAGCCTGGCGCGAACCCCTGA
- the fliL gene encoding flagellar basal body-associated protein FliL has product MKTLSPSLFLLAMLWWMIPGSAVAVDDLDSRYVTLEPVVVNMESSDRARYLQAKIQLEAAEMGDAREIRGHIPAVRDRLIRILGGRSPDSLRGSAAREDLRQEAMEELNELLEELTGAPRIEALYFSDFIRQ; this is encoded by the coding sequence ATGAAGACCCTGTCGCCAAGCCTTTTCCTGCTCGCCATGCTTTGGTGGATGATCCCCGGCAGCGCTGTCGCTGTCGATGACCTCGACAGCCGCTACGTGACCCTGGAACCCGTGGTGGTCAACATGGAATCCTCCGACCGCGCCCGTTACCTGCAGGCCAAGATTCAACTCGAGGCTGCGGAGATGGGTGACGCCCGCGAGATTCGTGGACATATTCCGGCCGTGCGGGACCGGCTCATTCGCATCCTGGGAGGGCGCTCACCCGACAGCCTGCGCGGCAGCGCGGCCCGCGAGGACTTGCGCCAGGAGGCGATGGAAGAGCTCAACGAGCTGCTGGAGGAACTGACCGGCGCCCCGCGCATCGAGGCCCTGTACTTCTCGGACTTCATCCGCCAGTAG
- a CDS encoding zinc-dependent peptidase codes for MHDTPHYPLRGLLKRLIEPFATGHSGRVPLGPDEWETLRRQVPFIATLTPEETERLKGLVEELLGTREFVGIESEPTPGQCRMIAAYAALPVLELGLAPYRDWRTLVLYPDTFVPEHEWVDEDGIVHQGAMPQSGEAWERGPVILSWADVVRDGAVVVHEMTHVLDAGNGDVNGFPPLARDHSAEDWTRDFTAAYEAFVEAVENDTPEDQLPLDPYAATAPEEFLAVAAEAFFFEPQGLREALPAVYDHLARYYRQEPHRRAAAIATQGTHLPHEISA; via the coding sequence ATGCACGACACGCCCCATTATCCGTTGCGCGGCCTGCTCAAGCGGCTGATCGAGCCCTTTGCGACTGGCCATAGCGGCCGTGTGCCGCTCGGCCCCGATGAATGGGAGACCCTGCGCCGCCAGGTTCCGTTCATCGCGACGCTCACGCCCGAAGAGACCGAACGCCTGAAGGGGCTGGTCGAAGAGCTGTTGGGCACCCGCGAGTTTGTGGGCATCGAGTCCGAGCCGACCCCCGGCCAGTGCCGCATGATCGCGGCCTACGCGGCACTACCGGTCCTGGAGCTGGGGCTCGCCCCCTATCGCGACTGGCGCACACTGGTGCTGTATCCGGACACCTTCGTGCCGGAGCACGAATGGGTGGACGAGGACGGCATCGTGCATCAGGGGGCCATGCCACAGTCCGGCGAGGCCTGGGAGCGCGGGCCCGTCATCCTGTCCTGGGCCGATGTCGTTCGCGATGGTGCCGTGGTGGTGCACGAGATGACCCACGTTCTGGATGCCGGTAACGGCGACGTGAACGGCTTTCCGCCACTCGCGCGCGATCACTCGGCCGAGGACTGGACCCGCGACTTCACCGCGGCCTACGAGGCGTTTGTCGAGGCCGTGGAGAACGACACCCCGGAAGACCAGCTGCCGCTGGATCCGTACGCCGCGACCGCGCCGGAGGAATTCCTGGCCGTGGCCGCAGAGGCCTTCTTCTTCGAGCCGCAAGGGCTGCGCGAGGCCCTGCCGGCGGTCTATGATCATCTGGCCCGATATTATCGCCAGGAACCACACCGTCGCGCGGCGGCCATCGCCACGCAAGGGACCCACTTGCCACACGAGATCTCCGCATGA
- a CDS encoding DUF3301 domain-containing protein codes for MTALLIILALVLVAFYVNDSWRTHERVRQIARRSCEQAGVQLLDGSVVRTRQSIRRRPGGLAWWRQYRFEFATDGASRHVGEISLDGRRLRQVTLDLPDDGRLVDGDGGAGHRGPER; via the coding sequence ATGACGGCTTTGCTGATAATCCTAGCCCTGGTTCTGGTGGCCTTTTACGTGAACGACTCCTGGCGCACCCACGAACGGGTGCGCCAGATCGCGCGCCGCAGTTGCGAGCAGGCCGGTGTGCAGTTGCTGGATGGCAGCGTGGTACGCACGCGCCAGTCCATTCGGCGCCGGCCCGGAGGCCTGGCCTGGTGGCGGCAATACCGCTTTGAATTCGCCACCGACGGGGCCAGCCGACATGTGGGCGAGATCTCGCTGGATGGCCGTCGTCTGCGCCAGGTCACCCTCGACCTGCCCGATGACGGGCGCCTGGTGGATGGCGATGGCGGTGCGGGGCATCGGGGCCCCGAACGATGA
- a CDS encoding GGDEF domain-containing protein: MNRDGNAGNLRLVSGKGKSTEHPEAPFDALAFVQSLTATLEFDAVLQRLQEQLHTLLQHSGWIFYTDNEDQSWSGGEDDRHRIEYGLSYNGVTMGSLILMRGRRFSDAEQQQIEALLGLAAPALHNAHRFRRLMSNLESDELTGLGNRRAFEIQGAKWLADCRRQDRPLSVLAIDLDHFKRINDDYGHAVGDELLRRVADTLRTATRQSDLLVRMGGEEFLAVLPGADLACAMECAERIRTAIASIRATATADDASALQSEGVVKVTASIGVASVGRHTTLQALYQKADEALYAAKQSGRNRVLAGN, translated from the coding sequence ATGAATCGCGACGGAAACGCAGGGAATCTGCGCCTGGTATCGGGCAAGGGGAAATCCACCGAGCACCCCGAGGCCCCATTTGACGCGCTGGCCTTCGTCCAGTCCCTGACCGCGACACTGGAATTCGACGCCGTCCTTCAGCGCCTGCAAGAGCAGCTCCACACCCTCCTGCAGCATTCCGGATGGATCTTCTACACCGACAACGAAGACCAGTCGTGGTCGGGCGGCGAGGATGACCGTCACCGCATCGAATACGGGCTCAGCTACAACGGCGTCACCATGGGCTCCTTGATCCTGATGCGCGGACGCCGCTTCAGCGACGCGGAACAGCAGCAGATCGAGGCGCTGCTCGGGCTGGCCGCCCCCGCCCTGCACAATGCCCACCGGTTCCGGCGGCTGATGTCCAACCTGGAGAGCGACGAACTCACGGGGCTGGGCAACCGTCGTGCCTTCGAGATCCAGGGCGCCAAATGGCTGGCCGACTGCCGCCGCCAGGACCGCCCACTGTCCGTGCTGGCCATCGACCTGGACCACTTCAAGCGCATCAATGACGACTACGGCCATGCGGTGGGCGACGAGCTACTGCGCCGCGTAGCGGACACGCTGCGTACGGCCACACGGCAGTCCGATCTGCTGGTGCGTATGGGCGGAGAGGAATTCCTGGCCGTCTTGCCGGGGGCCGACCTGGCCTGCGCCATGGAGTGCGCGGAACGCATCCGCACGGCGATTGCGAGTATCCGCGCCACCGCGACCGCCGATGATGCATCAGCCCTGCAAAGCGAGGGCGTAGTCAAGGTCACGGCCAGCATCGGGGTCGCGAGCGTGGGCCGCCACACGACGCTGCAGGCCCTCTACCAGAAGGCCGACGAGGCGCTATACGCTGCCAAGCAGTCCGGGCGCAACCGCGTCCTGGCGGGCAACTGA